Proteins co-encoded in one Acetonema longum DSM 6540 genomic window:
- a CDS encoding IS3 family transposase (programmed frameshift), giving the protein MNKRNQYSAEFKTKVVLEVLGEEATVNEIAAQHGLNPVMVSRWKTEFLERACDVFKRGQSETNKELAAEKERVARLEQKIGQLTYEVDWLKKNLKKSSSADERKTLLEIGHSRLAVKRQAELLSVNRTSAYKKPSLPVNKEQDLFLMRRIDAIHTDEPTWGYRTLTQILRRETGVAINRKRVRRLMRDMGLYTIYPKPNLSKRYHQQFLRPYLLRKVAITRPDQVWGIDITYIRMQKGFMYLFVIIDWYSRYIVDYELSSTLDKSFVLACLKRALSFGKPEIINSDQGGHFTNPEYIRLVEEAGVKISMDGKGQCLDNARTERFFRTLKYDRIYVNEYATPRELRKMLKEYMQIYNTYRPHSALDGACPAQCYLGNLPHEAVLYQTTQKGA; this is encoded by the exons ATGAATAAGCGAAATCAGTACTCAGCCGAATTTAAAACTAAAGTGGTCCTGGAAGTCCTCGGGGAAGAAGCGACCGTAAATGAAATCGCCGCCCAGCACGGCCTAAACCCCGTAATGGTCAGTCGGTGGAAAACCGAATTCCTGGAGCGGGCCTGCGACGTATTTAAGAGAGGACAGTCAGAGACCAACAAGGAATTGGCCGCGGAAAAAGAGCGAGTCGCCCGCCTGGAGCAAAAAATTGGCCAGTTGACCTATGAGGTGGACTGGCTC AAAAAAAATCTGAAGAAATCATCAAGCGCCGACGAACGTAAAACCTTGTTGGAGATCGGCCACTCAAGGCTTGCCGTCAAGCGCCAGGCAGAGCTTCTCAGTGTCAACCGGACCAGCGCCTACAAAAAGCCAAGCCTTCCTGTCAATAAAGAGCAGGATTTATTTCTCATGCGCCGGATTGATGCAATCCACACCGATGAACCGACCTGGGGATATCGGACACTTACCCAGATTCTACGGCGAGAAACAGGCGTTGCTATTAATCGAAAGAGGGTTCGCCGACTGATGCGGGACATGGGGCTATATACCATCTATCCCAAGCCGAACCTAAGCAAACGCTACCACCAGCAATTTCTGCGGCCCTATCTTTTGCGTAAAGTAGCGATTACCCGACCGGATCAAGTATGGGGAATCGATATCACCTACATTCGCATGCAAAAAGGGTTTATGTACCTGTTTGTAATCATCGATTGGTACAGCCGCTACATCGTGGATTATGAGCTATCGAGCACGCTTGATAAATCCTTTGTTTTAGCCTGTTTAAAACGCGCTCTTAGTTTTGGAAAGCCAGAAATCATCAACAGTGACCAAGGCGGCCATTTTACCAACCCGGAGTATATTCGACTGGTAGAAGAAGCCGGAGTAAAAATATCCATGGACGGCAAAGGCCAGTGCCTAGATAATGCACGAACAGAACGATTTTTTCGGACTCTCAAATATGACCGCATCTATGTCAATGAATACGCTACTCCTCGAGAACTACGCAAGATGCTCAAAGAGTACATGCAGATATACAATACATATCGGCCGCATTCCGCCTTGGATGGTGCATGCCCA